The nucleotide sequence GTAAATTTCTCGCAACGATTCACCAACCTCTCGGACTTGGGGAGATCGAGCTCAAAGACGGCCGCAAGGTGCACGGCTTTCTTTGCGAAGCCTCGATCGCATCTAGCGAGCGAGACATTTCGGAATTCGGTGGATGGCGAGAATTTATTAGAGCACTCTGATCGAAGTCTTACTTTGGAATCAAAAAAAAGCACCGCCCTTCCGGACGGTGCTTCAAATTTGGAAACTTTCTGATTTTCAGATCAGAATCCGATACCCCAAGAGACGAAGAAGAGAGGATCGTCGGCGGCAACGTCTGATTCATCAGCGAGAGTGACCGAGAAAGTGAAATCCCCAAAGTCTGTGCTCTTGCCAAGGTCCAGCTGGCCCCAAACGTAGTCGCCGTCACTGGAGAAATCAAAGATGTAGTATCCCACAGTAAGGCCTACCGAAAAGTTCTCGGCGAGATCAAAGCCACCCGATACGAAGAATGCGACATCTCCGTCGGAAAAGTAGCCATCATCAATTTCGCTCACGAACGTGTAAGCGACCCCAGCACCAAAGGCGTCGTAAGCGAGATTCAAATACACTTCTGCGAAGTTTGCATCCTCATCTGCTGCCGGGTAGAGATACCCGATGACGCCAACGTCATACCCAAGGTCTCCAGCTTCACCTGCGAAGCCACCGTAAACGTCGAGTTCGGTCCCTCCAGCAAAGTTAACGTTGGACACCCAAGTTCCGACGTAGATGCCGCTCTCGTCAGCAAAGTCGAGACCTCCTTGAACGGCCGCGTCGTTTCCAGTTTGGGAAACACCCCGGAAAACGTAGTTGCTGGTTACGCCGATGTTGCCGTCGATCGGTAATGAATCCTGAGCAAAGGCGGAACCGGTCGCAAGTATTGCAGACGCGGACAGGATTGTAGTCAGTTTTTTCATATCAGTTGGTTTGTTTTAGATTTGTGTTTGAGTCCGGGAATGAACACCAGAACCGCGGCCAAAATGCAGCTTTGATGCCAATCTCCCAAAGCAATCGGAAGATTCTTAAATTGGTCGGAGTGGTCTAAACGACTGAACCAATGTCAGCCCAATCAACAAGACTGGTATCGAGGCCGCCCAGCCAACAATTGCGACTCTCCCGGCACAGATAACTCCTCTCCTGCACCTATCAGTGGATTCTCAAAGGAACAGACGAATTCCGTCAGTTTTCTGCAGGCGCCACTCTTGTAGAGGCTGGTAAAAAAAGTCCTCCACCAAGAATCGGAAAATGCATTCGTCGCTTAGTGAAGATCCTTGGCGAACAGCGATTCTTCCCCATAAGAGTCTCCCTCAAACCTGGACGGACTGTTCCCTTCGATTCCGCTGTCTCAGTGGAGGAAACAAAACACCCGCCTCCTGCGCAGAAATCTTGATCTCGAAGCGTAGATATTCGTCCTGTAAAGGGCAGATCCAGAAGCATTGCCCAACCACTTTAGAGTAGTTGAGCCTAAATGACTCAATACGATTTTCCTAGTCTCTTGGATCGGGCCATAATGACTCTTTCTAAATTTTAACTGTTTTCTTATCTTGTTGTTATTCAATATTTTGTAAAATCCAAAACCTTGGTATCCGTCCTGCAGAACGATGACTGTATTCTATTAACCACTAACCAAGGAAACCAAATGACATTATTCAAAACTGATCTCTACTCGAATGACCCATTCGCGGGAATGAACTCTCTATTCGAGCACTTTAACCGTAGCTTCGGAGGGAGCTTTGGGGTTTCGTCCAGAGACCGGCAGATCCCTGTAAACCTATACTCCGCCGATGACGCTTATAACGTCCGGGCCGAGGTGCCGGGGTTCTCCAAGGAAGAGGTAACTGTCGAGCTGGAAAACGCGGTCCTCGAAATCCGAGCACAAAAGAAGAGTTCGGAAGACGGATCGACCAATAGTGTTCAACTCGTTCGAAAGATCACCATCGGAGACGATGTGGATCCGCAAAAGGTAACCGCTAAGCTGGAAAACGGAGTTCTCTCGGTTCATCTGCCGAAGAACGAAGCGACGAAACCGAAGTCGATCGAGGTGAGCTAAGACAACATTTAAAAACAAAACGAAAGGAAACCATTCAAATGAGTAACTGCATGACTAAAACTGATAGCGAAGTCACCCAAGCCGCACGGCGAGAATCTTTCCGCCGACCCCACTACGAGGTCGTTCCTGGAAAAGAGAAGTATCTTCTAAAGGTTCACTTGCCGGGCGTCGCGAAAGACCGAGCAGAAATCACGATTGAGAAGGACCAACTTCTAGTTGTTGGGCGGAGAAAAACACAGGCTCCAGAAGGCTTTAAGCCTGTTTATGAGGAGTTGGCGCGAGACGACTATCGTTTACAGCTTCAGCTAAACGTGCAGGTGGATCAGGACCGGGTGGAAGCTCAGACAGAGAATGGAGTTCTGACGGTCACTCTACCGCTCGCTGCGGCCAGCAAGGCCAAAACAATCTCGGTCGAATAGACCGACCATAAAAACATAGTAGGTCATCAATACAGCTCGGCGCCCAAGTGGCGCCGGGCTTTATTTATTCCGGGATTCCAAGAAGCGTAAAGTCGATGAGAGAATGGCTGATGTCCCCTTCCTCAAGGGCAAGGACATCGGTTCCGGGGCGATCCTCCGGGACGTGGCCAGACTTAAAGCGAAAGGCAAACCCGCCGTCCGACGGTTCAAAAAGACCGGCCATCCTCATGTTGACAGGCACCGTTCTTTTAATGGGAGTCTCCGGCGTTACGCCGACCGGAAAGTTCACGTTGTGCACGATTCCCTGTTTGGAAGCCCATTCACCACGGACTACTTTCCCGACCATCTTGGTCGCATGTGCAGCAGCGTTCTCAAGGCTCTCGAAGTAGGCA is from Verrucomicrobiota bacterium and encodes:
- a CDS encoding TorF family putative porin, with translation MKKLTTILSASAILATGSAFAQDSLPIDGNIGVTSNYVFRGVSQTGNDAAVQGGLDFADESGIYVGTWVSNVNFAGGTELDVYGGFAGEAGDLGYDVGVIGYLYPAADEDANFAEVYLNLAYDAFGAGVAYTFVSEIDDGYFSDGDVAFFVSGGFDLAENFSVGLTVGYYIFDFSSDGDYVWGQLDLGKSTDFGDFTFSVTLADESDVAADDPLFFVSWGIGF
- a CDS encoding Hsp20/alpha crystallin family protein, with the protein product MTLFKTDLYSNDPFAGMNSLFEHFNRSFGGSFGVSSRDRQIPVNLYSADDAYNVRAEVPGFSKEEVTVELENAVLEIRAQKKSSEDGSTNSVQLVRKITIGDDVDPQKVTAKLENGVLSVHLPKNEATKPKSIEVS
- a CDS encoding Hsp20/alpha crystallin family protein, yielding MTKTDSEVTQAARRESFRRPHYEVVPGKEKYLLKVHLPGVAKDRAEITIEKDQLLVVGRRKTQAPEGFKPVYEELARDDYRLQLQLNVQVDQDRVEAQTENGVLTVTLPLAAASKAKTISVE